A single Cnuibacter physcomitrellae DNA region contains:
- the lysS gene encoding lysine--tRNA ligase: MRLGKRERLNAGPGAYPVSVPVTTTIPEVRALWQHLQPGEESGEVVGLAGRVVNLRNTGRLCFVSLQAGDGTRIQGMVSQAKVGAESLAEFKELVDLGDHLFVHGEVIASRTGELSVMADAWQIAAKAILPLPNLYTELNEETRMRSRYLDLIQRDQARQTVRTRAAAMASLRATFADRHYLEIETPMLQTIHGGAAARPFVTHSNAFDTELYLRIAPELFLKRAVVGGIDRVFEINRNFRNEGADSTHSPEFAMLEAYEAYGDYNTMAELTQTLVQNAAQAVSGSHVVTWADGTEYDLGGEWDRIDMYGSLSEAAGVEITPATSLAELEALAASVGVEVHLPNHGKLVEELWEHFVKGGLTRPTFVMDFPVETSPLTRAHRSKPGVVEKWDLYVRGFELATAYSELVDPVIQRERFVEQARQAAAGDVEAMRLDEDFLRALEFGMPPSGGMGMGIDRLLMALTGLGIRETILFPLVK; encoded by the coding sequence GTGCGACTGGGCAAGCGCGAGCGGCTGAACGCCGGCCCGGGCGCCTACCCGGTGAGCGTCCCCGTCACCACCACCATCCCTGAGGTCCGCGCGCTCTGGCAGCACCTGCAGCCCGGCGAGGAGAGCGGCGAGGTCGTCGGCCTCGCCGGCCGCGTGGTCAACCTCCGCAACACCGGCCGTCTCTGCTTCGTGTCCCTGCAGGCCGGCGACGGCACGCGCATCCAGGGCATGGTGTCGCAGGCGAAGGTGGGCGCGGAGTCGCTCGCCGAGTTCAAGGAGCTCGTCGACCTCGGCGACCACCTGTTCGTCCACGGCGAGGTCATCGCGAGCCGCACCGGCGAGCTCAGCGTCATGGCGGATGCGTGGCAGATCGCCGCCAAGGCCATCCTCCCGCTGCCCAACCTCTACACCGAGCTCAACGAGGAGACGAGGATGCGCTCCCGCTACCTCGACCTCATCCAGCGCGACCAGGCGCGCCAGACCGTGCGCACGCGTGCGGCGGCGATGGCGAGCCTGCGGGCGACGTTCGCCGACCGGCACTACCTCGAGATCGAGACGCCGATGCTGCAGACGATCCACGGCGGCGCGGCCGCGCGTCCGTTCGTGACGCACTCGAACGCATTCGACACCGAGCTCTACCTGCGCATCGCGCCCGAGCTCTTCCTCAAGCGCGCGGTGGTCGGCGGCATCGACCGGGTGTTCGAGATCAACCGCAACTTCCGCAACGAAGGCGCCGACTCCACGCACAGCCCCGAGTTCGCGATGCTCGAGGCGTACGAGGCCTACGGCGACTACAACACCATGGCCGAGCTCACCCAGACCCTCGTGCAGAACGCGGCCCAGGCCGTGTCGGGCTCGCACGTCGTGACCTGGGCCGACGGCACCGAGTACGACCTCGGCGGCGAGTGGGACCGCATCGACATGTACGGCTCCCTCTCGGAGGCGGCCGGCGTCGAGATCACGCCCGCCACGAGCCTGGCGGAGCTCGAGGCGCTCGCCGCGAGCGTCGGCGTCGAGGTGCACCTGCCCAACCACGGCAAGCTCGTCGAGGAGCTGTGGGAGCACTTCGTGAAGGGCGGCCTCACCCGCCCGACCTTCGTGATGGACTTCCCCGTCGAGACCAGCCCGCTCACCCGGGCGCACCGGTCGAAGCCCGGCGTGGTCGAGAAGTGGGACCTCTACGTGCGCGGGTTCGAGCTCGCCACGGCGTACTCCGAGCTCGTCGACCCCGTCATCCAGCGCGAGCGCTTCGTCGAGCAGGCGCGCCAGGCCGCGGCGGGCGACGTCGAGGCGATGCGCCTCGACGAGGACTTCCTCCGCGCGCTCGAGTTCGGCATGCCCCCGTCGGGCGGCATGGGCATGGGCAT